A window from Culex pipiens pallens isolate TS chromosome 3, TS_CPP_V2, whole genome shotgun sequence encodes these proteins:
- the LOC120417336 gene encoding serine incorporator 1 isoform X2 — MGAVLGLVSAANLACCCTGTACSLCCSLCPSSLKSNSTATRFMYALMLLLGAIVGAIMLAPGLQDFLQKVPFCANSTSTAGHLIPNSDTIDCSSAVGYLAVYRICFALCCFFALWAVLMVGVRSSKDSRSALQNGFWGIKFMIVTGIAIGAFFIPETGFGPAWMWVGLIGGFAFILVQLVYIVDFAHQWAEAWVSNYEEEESRGWFAALCCATGLQYLLSLTGIALLYVYFTQADDCSLNKFFITFNMLICLGVSVLSIWPKVQEFAPKSGLLQSSMVTLYTVYLTWSAVANNPDAECNPGFLAIIGDKQNKVHFDKTSIIGLVIWMLCILYSTLRSANNVSRLADPEKQATLSDDGSASGHADGNAVRDNEEDAVAYSWSLFHVVFVTATLYVMMTLTNWYQPNSSLDTLNANAASMWVKIVSSWFCVGLYAWTLVAPMVLVDREFN, encoded by the exons ATGGGAGCCGTTTTAGGGCTGGTTTCGGCGGCCAAT TTGGCCTGCTGCTGCACCGGAACCGCCTGTTCGCTGTGCTGCTCGCTATGTCCGTCCTCGCTCAAGTCCAACTCGACGGCGACGCGCTTCATGTACgcgctgatgctgctgctgggggCCATCGTGGGCGCCATCATGCTCGCCCCAGGCCTGCAGGACTTCCTGCAGAAGGTCCCATTTTGTGCGAACTCAACCTCGACGGCGGGCCACCTGATACCGAACTCGGACACGATCGACTGCAGCTCGGCTGTGGGGTATTTGGCCGTCTACCGGATCTGTTTCGCGCTGTGCTGCTTCTTTGCACTGTGGGCCGTGCTGATGGTGGGCGTGCGATCATCCAAGGATTCGAGGTCGGCGCTGCAGAACGGATTCTGGGGCATCAAGTTTATGATCGTGACGGGAATTGCGATCGGGGCGTTTTTCATTCCGGAGACGGGCTTCGGACCGGCCTGGATGTGGGTCGGATTGATCGGAGGATTTGCGTTTATTCTGGTGCAGCTGGTTTACATCGTTGACTTTGCCCATCAGTGGGCCGAAGCCTGGGTCAGCAACTACGAAGAGGAGGAATCCCGCGGCTGGTTCGCGGCCCTTTGCTGCGCCACCGGTCTCCAGTACCTGCTGTCCCTCACCGGAATCGCCCTGCTCTACGTGTACTTTACCCAGGCCGACGACTGCTCGCTGAACAAGTTCTTCATCACGTTCAACATGCTCATCTGTCTGGGCGTGAGCGTCCTCTCGATCTGGCCCAAGGTCCAGGAATTCGCCCCCAAGTCCGGTCTGCTGCAGAGCTCGATGGTCACGTTGTACACGGTCTATCTGACCTGGTCGGCCGTAGCGAACAATCCGGACGCGGAGTGCAACCCCGGTTTCCTGGCCATCATCGGCGATAAGCAGAACAAGGTGCACTTTGACAAGACCAGCATCATCGGGCTGGTCATCTGGATGCTGTGCATTCTGTACTCGACGCTGCGTTCCGCCAATAACGTGTCCCGGCTGGCCGATCCCGAGAAGCAAG CCACGCTCAGCGACGACGGGTCCGCTTCCGGCCACGCCGACGGCAACGCAGTGCGCGACAACGAGGAGGACGCCGTCGCCTACTCCTGGTCGCTGTTCCACGTGGTCTTCGTCACGGCCACGCTCTACGTCATGATGACGCTCACCAACTGGTACCA GCCGAACTCATCGCTGGACACGCTAAACGCGAACGCCGCCTCGATGTGGGTCAAGATCGTCTCGAGCTGGTTCTGCGTCGGGTTGTACGCGTGGACGCTGGTCGCGCCGATGGTGCTCGTCGATCGCGAGTTCAACTAA
- the LOC120417336 gene encoding serine incorporator 1 isoform X1, translated as MGAVLGLVSAANLACCCTGTACSLCCSLCPSSLKSNSTATRFMYALMLLLGAIVGAIMLAPGLQDFLQKVPFCANSTSTAGHLIPNSDTIDCSSAVGYLAVYRICFALCCFFALWAVLMVGVRSSKDSRSALQNGFWGIKFMIVTGIAIGAFFIPETGFGPAWMWVGLIGGFAFILVQLVYIVDFAHQWAEAWVSNYEEEESRGWFAALCCATGLQYLLSLTGIALLYVYFTQADDCSLNKFFITFNMLICLGVSVLSIWPKVQEFAPKSGLLQSSMVTLYTVYLTWSAVANNPDAECNPGFLAIIGDKQNKVHFDKTSIIGLVIWMLCILYSTLRSANNVSRLADPEKQVLAATLSDDGSASGHADGNAVRDNEEDAVAYSWSLFHVVFVTATLYVMMTLTNWYQPNSSLDTLNANAASMWVKIVSSWFCVGLYAWTLVAPMVLVDREFN; from the exons ATGGGAGCCGTTTTAGGGCTGGTTTCGGCGGCCAAT TTGGCCTGCTGCTGCACCGGAACCGCCTGTTCGCTGTGCTGCTCGCTATGTCCGTCCTCGCTCAAGTCCAACTCGACGGCGACGCGCTTCATGTACgcgctgatgctgctgctgggggCCATCGTGGGCGCCATCATGCTCGCCCCAGGCCTGCAGGACTTCCTGCAGAAGGTCCCATTTTGTGCGAACTCAACCTCGACGGCGGGCCACCTGATACCGAACTCGGACACGATCGACTGCAGCTCGGCTGTGGGGTATTTGGCCGTCTACCGGATCTGTTTCGCGCTGTGCTGCTTCTTTGCACTGTGGGCCGTGCTGATGGTGGGCGTGCGATCATCCAAGGATTCGAGGTCGGCGCTGCAGAACGGATTCTGGGGCATCAAGTTTATGATCGTGACGGGAATTGCGATCGGGGCGTTTTTCATTCCGGAGACGGGCTTCGGACCGGCCTGGATGTGGGTCGGATTGATCGGAGGATTTGCGTTTATTCTGGTGCAGCTGGTTTACATCGTTGACTTTGCCCATCAGTGGGCCGAAGCCTGGGTCAGCAACTACGAAGAGGAGGAATCCCGCGGCTGGTTCGCGGCCCTTTGCTGCGCCACCGGTCTCCAGTACCTGCTGTCCCTCACCGGAATCGCCCTGCTCTACGTGTACTTTACCCAGGCCGACGACTGCTCGCTGAACAAGTTCTTCATCACGTTCAACATGCTCATCTGTCTGGGCGTGAGCGTCCTCTCGATCTGGCCCAAGGTCCAGGAATTCGCCCCCAAGTCCGGTCTGCTGCAGAGCTCGATGGTCACGTTGTACACGGTCTATCTGACCTGGTCGGCCGTAGCGAACAATCCGGACGCGGAGTGCAACCCCGGTTTCCTGGCCATCATCGGCGATAAGCAGAACAAGGTGCACTTTGACAAGACCAGCATCATCGGGCTGGTCATCTGGATGCTGTGCATTCTGTACTCGACGCTGCGTTCCGCCAATAACGTGTCCCGGCTGGCCGATCCCGAGAAGCAAG TTCTCGCAGCCACGCTCAGCGACGACGGGTCCGCTTCCGGCCACGCCGACGGCAACGCAGTGCGCGACAACGAGGAGGACGCCGTCGCCTACTCCTGGTCGCTGTTCCACGTGGTCTTCGTCACGGCCACGCTCTACGTCATGATGACGCTCACCAACTGGTACCA GCCGAACTCATCGCTGGACACGCTAAACGCGAACGCCGCCTCGATGTGGGTCAAGATCGTCTCGAGCTGGTTCTGCGTCGGGTTGTACGCGTGGACGCTGGTCGCGCCGATGGTGCTCGTCGATCGCGAGTTCAACTAA
- the LOC120417329 gene encoding probable N-acetyltransferase san, which produces MTRANIELGDVTHHNLKQLKKINTVVLPVLYNDKFYLDVLESGELAKLAYYNDVVVGAVCSRIDTSENMRRLYIMTLGCLYPYRRLGIGSVMVKHILNYVEKDGNFDSIFLHVKVDNEGAIDFYKQFGFEIVETKQHYYKRIEPADAHVLQKTLTKRSGSQQQQQPAQPIALPAPQQQQPHHHQNGIGPNNNGSQSIQNSTSQQQQQPEKNR; this is translated from the exons ATGACCAG AGCCAACATCGAGCTGGGGGACGTGACCCACCACAACCTGAAGCAGCTGAAGAAGATCAACACGGTGGTGCTGCCGGTTCTCTACAATGACAAGTTTTATCTGGACGTGCTGGAGTCGGGCGAGCTGGCCAAGCTGGCATATTACAACGACGTCGTGGTCGGTGCCGTCTGCTCGCGAATCGACACGTCGGAAAACATGCGCCGGCTGTACATCATGACGCTCGGTTGTCTTTACCCGTACCGGAGGCTCGGCATCGGCTCCGTCATGGTCAAGCACATCCTGAACTACGTCGAGAAGGACGGCAACTTTGACAGCATATTCCTGCACGTGAAGGTCGACAACGAGGGCGCGATCGATTTCTACAAGCAGTTTGGCTTCGAAATTGTGGAAACCAAACAGCACTACTACAAGCGCATCGAGCCGGCCGATGCccacgtgctgcaaaaaactctGACTAAGCGCTCCGgaagccagcagcagcagcagcccgcTCAGCCCATCGCACTTCCGgccccgcagcagcagcagccgcaccACCATCAGAACGGAATCGGACCCAACAACAACGGCAGTCAGAGCATCCAGAACTCGAcctcgcagcagcagcagcagcccgagAAGAATCGATAA
- the LOC120417328 gene encoding hormone-sensitive lipase isoform X2 produces MPNEQLIDSNKDGDDSGRPSAVLPTTSGSPEEQQQQLPDELAVEADGTLKVNTDELYLFDTLIELCRNNIKYFEDDESENGLRIHGAFVGLIDHVVTAKPLVKEVHDFAHEYDFDENTPGNGFRSFLYVVECCVKTTLKLARYVMENRGTMMFRKAMYVKEVEAYNHLLASLCTCLKHCHTLRRWTEPGHLFPDSRTVEELLGKAETINQFCFYGRCLGFQFCESMKPLLKFISIGMAGFSEGYYSEGGKISKATSLMFTSTKYMLDPELRARRIVNISQHSNVDFCKAFWFLAESELMHSLPSFVGFKVKVSRVITIPPEPIELKAEKSDVMISIPIPQSHCGAGPVKARLISAVKRKGMIGEKVNTRSTIHPPSAGLIFHCHGGGFVAQSSKSHESYLREWAVSLNVPILSIDYSLAPEFPFPRALEEVFYAYCWALKNCELLGTTAERIVFAGDSAGANLNLGCAMKCIEMGVRRPDGIFLAYCPTLISFVPSPARMLCLMDPLLPFGFMMRCLKAYACPTKEVLELNRKRLEERLAIVNAGTQPKKVVCKVEEDNRSDRSESPENSAWDTLNNVPQLNNQHLSPVSDTVSDTLALKSLNVAGNTIDLSPDESNTITSLEEDSQPITLQQVALKTEHSNVTVMDDLDLDLPSDMSSEQNTNKNVSDFIERYVLDTTTNAAGEIEPILRALSPSASEENVVLDIGKETISVQNLQEKVSNVASNLVNRVSSTFSAITTSKPIVSSGSQSEFQSNLDALIARSPSDEFIFDVPKDSHLSPFWATDAVLSQFPPTKILSVVLDPCLDDCVMFAKRLKALNNAVTLDILPGLPHGFLNFASISKEAHEGSKTCVRRIAELLERPVLTDEDEIPPRNCC; encoded by the exons atgcCGAACGAGCAGCTAATCGATAGCAATAAAGATGGTGACGACAGTGGTCGGCCCAGTGCGGTTCTGCCGACCACTTCCGGTTCACCGGaagaacagcagcagcagctaccGGATGAGCTCGCAGTAGAAGCAGATGGAACGCTCAAGGTCAACACGGATGAGCTGTATCTGTTTGATACGCTGATCGAGCTGTGCAGGAACAACATCAAGTACTTTGAGGACGATGAGTCGGAGAATGGGCTGCGAATCCATGGGGCGTTTGTCGGGCTGATTGACCACGTCGTGACGGCTAAGCCACTGGTCAAGGAGGTTCACGACTTTGCCCACGAGTATGACTTTGACGAGAATACACCCGGGAATGGGTTTCGAAGCTTCCTGTACGTGGTGGAATGCTGCGTAAAGACGACGCTGAAGCTGGCAAGGTACGTGATGGAGAACCGTGGCACGATGATGTTCCGGAAGGCGATGTACGTGAAGGAAGTGGAGGCTTACAACCATCTGCTGGCAAGTCTGTGCACCTGCCTCAAGCATTGTCACACGTTGCGTCGATGGACCGAGCCGGGTCACCTGTTTCCGGATTCTCGTACCGTCGAGGAACTTTTGGGCAAGGCGGAGACCATCAACCAGTTCTGCTTCTACGGACGCTGTCTCGGGTTTCAGTTTTGTGAATCGATGAAGCCACTGCTCAAGTTCATCTCGATCGGGATGGCCGGATTTTCTGAGGGTTACTACTCAGAAGGGGGAAAGATCTCCAAAGCAACCAGTCTCATGTTCACCAGCACAAAGTACATGCTTGATCCGGAGCTTCGAGCGCGTCGCATCGTCAACATCTCCCAGCACTCGAACGTTGACTTCTGCAAAGCGTTCTGGTTCCTCGCCGAATCCGAGCTGATGCATTCCCTGCCGTCCTTTGTCGGGTTCAAAGTGAAGGTGAGTCGAGTCATCACGATTCCTCCCGAACCGATCGAGCTGAAAGCGGAGAAATCCGATGTCATGATCAGCATTCCGATACCGCAGAGCCACTGCGGGGCAGGTCCGGTCAAAGCTCGACTGATCAGCGCCGTCAAACGGAAGGGAATGATCGGTGAAAAGGTCAACACCCGCAGTACGATTCATCCACCGTCTGCCGGGCTGATCTTCCACTGTCACGGAGGTGGTTTCGTCGCGcagagttccaaatcccacgaAAGCTATCTTCGGGAGTGGGCCGTCTCGCTTAACGTGCCCATCCTTTCGATTGACTACAGTCTCGCACCAGAGTTCCCTTTCCCACGGGCGCTGGAGGAGGTTTTCTACGCGTACTGTTGGGCGCTGAAGAACTGTGAACTGCTGGGCACCACAGCTGAGCGAATCGTCTTTGCGGGAGACTCTGCCGGAGCCAATCTGAACCTGGGCTGCGCAATGAAGTGCATCGAGATGGGAGTGCGACGCCCGGACGGTATCTTCCTAGCGTATTGTCCAACACTGATCAGCTTCGTGCCCAGTCCAGCTCGCATGCTCTGCCTGATGGATCCACTGCTGCCGTTCGGCTTCATGATGCGCTGCTTGAAGGCTTACGCCTGTCCCACAAAGGAAGTGCTGGAGCTGAACCGGAAACGACTCGAGGAACGACTGGCGATCGTCAACGCTGGGACTCAACCAAAAAAGGTCGTCTGCAAGGTTGAGGAAGACAACCGCTCCGATCGTTCCGAGTCGCCCGAAAACTCCGCGTGGGATACGCTCAACAACGTGCCGCAG CTGAACAATCAGCATCTGAGCCCGGTGAGCGACACCGTCAGCGATACGCTCGCGCTCAAGAGCCTGAACGTGGCCGGCAACACGATCGACCTCAGCCCGGACGAGAGCAACACGATCACCTCGCTCGAGGAGGACTCGCAGCCGATCACGCTGCAGCAGGTCGCGCTGAAAACCGAGCACAGCAACGTCACCGTGATGGACGATCTGGACCTGGACCTACCGAGCGACATGAGCTCGGAGCAGAACACGAACAAGAACGTGTCGGACTTCATCGAACG ATACGTACTGGACACAACCACAAATGCCGCAGGGGAAATTGAACCCATTCTGAGGGCCCTATCGCCTTCGGCTTCCGAGGAGAACGTCGTGCTGGACATTGGCAAGGAGACCATCAGCGTGCAGAACCTGCAGGAAAA GGTCTCCAACGTGGCAAGCAACCTCGTCAACCGCGTTTCCTCTACGTTCAGCGCCATCACGACGTCAAAGCCGATCGTGAGCAGCGGCTCGCAGTCCGAGTTCCAGAGCAACCTGGACGCGCTGATTGCGCGCAGCCCGTCGGACGAGTTTATCTTTGACGTGCCCAAGGATTCCCATCTGTCACCGTTCTGGGCCACGGACGCCGTGCTGAGTCAATTTCCGCCCACGAAAATACTT TCGGTGGTGCTCGATCCTTGCCTGGACGATTGCGTCATGTTTGCCAAAAGACTGAAGGCACTGAACAATGCCGTCACGCTGGATATTCTGCCCGGGTTGCCGCACGGTTTTCTCAACTTTGCTTCT ATTTCCAAGGAGGCCCACGAGGGTTCCAAGACGTGCGTCCGGCGGATTGCCGAGCTGCTGGAGCGTCCCGTCCTCACGGATGAGGACGAGATTCCGCCGAGGAACTGCTGTTAG
- the LOC120417328 gene encoding hormone-sensitive lipase isoform X1, whose protein sequence is MPNEQLIDSNKDGDDSGRPSAVLPTTSGSPEEQQQQLPDELAVEADGTLKVNTDELYLFDTLIELCRNNIKYFEDDESENGLRIHGAFVGLIDHVVTAKPLVKEVHDFAHEYDFDENTPGNGFRSFLYVVECCVKTTLKLARYVMENRGTMMFRKAMYVKEVEAYNHLLASLCTCLKHCHTLRRWTEPGHLFPDSRTVEELLGKAETINQFCFYGRCLGFQFCESMKPLLKFISIGMAGFSEGYYSEGGKISKATSLMFTSTKYMLDPELRARRIVNISQHSNVDFCKAFWFLAESELMHSLPSFVGFKVKVSRVITIPPEPIELKAEKSDVMISIPIPQSHCGAGPVKARLISAVKRKGMIGEKVNTRSTIHPPSAGLIFHCHGGGFVAQSSKSHESYLREWAVSLNVPILSIDYSLAPEFPFPRALEEVFYAYCWALKNCELLGTTAERIVFAGDSAGANLNLGCAMKCIEMGVRRPDGIFLAYCPTLISFVPSPARMLCLMDPLLPFGFMMRCLKAYACPTKEVLELNRKRLEERLAIVNAGTQPKKVVCKVEEDNRSDRSESPENSAWDTLNNVPQQLNNQHLSPVSDTVSDTLALKSLNVAGNTIDLSPDESNTITSLEEDSQPITLQQVALKTEHSNVTVMDDLDLDLPSDMSSEQNTNKNVSDFIERYVLDTTTNAAGEIEPILRALSPSASEENVVLDIGKETISVQNLQEKVSNVASNLVNRVSSTFSAITTSKPIVSSGSQSEFQSNLDALIARSPSDEFIFDVPKDSHLSPFWATDAVLSQFPPTKILSVVLDPCLDDCVMFAKRLKALNNAVTLDILPGLPHGFLNFASISKEAHEGSKTCVRRIAELLERPVLTDEDEIPPRNCC, encoded by the exons atgcCGAACGAGCAGCTAATCGATAGCAATAAAGATGGTGACGACAGTGGTCGGCCCAGTGCGGTTCTGCCGACCACTTCCGGTTCACCGGaagaacagcagcagcagctaccGGATGAGCTCGCAGTAGAAGCAGATGGAACGCTCAAGGTCAACACGGATGAGCTGTATCTGTTTGATACGCTGATCGAGCTGTGCAGGAACAACATCAAGTACTTTGAGGACGATGAGTCGGAGAATGGGCTGCGAATCCATGGGGCGTTTGTCGGGCTGATTGACCACGTCGTGACGGCTAAGCCACTGGTCAAGGAGGTTCACGACTTTGCCCACGAGTATGACTTTGACGAGAATACACCCGGGAATGGGTTTCGAAGCTTCCTGTACGTGGTGGAATGCTGCGTAAAGACGACGCTGAAGCTGGCAAGGTACGTGATGGAGAACCGTGGCACGATGATGTTCCGGAAGGCGATGTACGTGAAGGAAGTGGAGGCTTACAACCATCTGCTGGCAAGTCTGTGCACCTGCCTCAAGCATTGTCACACGTTGCGTCGATGGACCGAGCCGGGTCACCTGTTTCCGGATTCTCGTACCGTCGAGGAACTTTTGGGCAAGGCGGAGACCATCAACCAGTTCTGCTTCTACGGACGCTGTCTCGGGTTTCAGTTTTGTGAATCGATGAAGCCACTGCTCAAGTTCATCTCGATCGGGATGGCCGGATTTTCTGAGGGTTACTACTCAGAAGGGGGAAAGATCTCCAAAGCAACCAGTCTCATGTTCACCAGCACAAAGTACATGCTTGATCCGGAGCTTCGAGCGCGTCGCATCGTCAACATCTCCCAGCACTCGAACGTTGACTTCTGCAAAGCGTTCTGGTTCCTCGCCGAATCCGAGCTGATGCATTCCCTGCCGTCCTTTGTCGGGTTCAAAGTGAAGGTGAGTCGAGTCATCACGATTCCTCCCGAACCGATCGAGCTGAAAGCGGAGAAATCCGATGTCATGATCAGCATTCCGATACCGCAGAGCCACTGCGGGGCAGGTCCGGTCAAAGCTCGACTGATCAGCGCCGTCAAACGGAAGGGAATGATCGGTGAAAAGGTCAACACCCGCAGTACGATTCATCCACCGTCTGCCGGGCTGATCTTCCACTGTCACGGAGGTGGTTTCGTCGCGcagagttccaaatcccacgaAAGCTATCTTCGGGAGTGGGCCGTCTCGCTTAACGTGCCCATCCTTTCGATTGACTACAGTCTCGCACCAGAGTTCCCTTTCCCACGGGCGCTGGAGGAGGTTTTCTACGCGTACTGTTGGGCGCTGAAGAACTGTGAACTGCTGGGCACCACAGCTGAGCGAATCGTCTTTGCGGGAGACTCTGCCGGAGCCAATCTGAACCTGGGCTGCGCAATGAAGTGCATCGAGATGGGAGTGCGACGCCCGGACGGTATCTTCCTAGCGTATTGTCCAACACTGATCAGCTTCGTGCCCAGTCCAGCTCGCATGCTCTGCCTGATGGATCCACTGCTGCCGTTCGGCTTCATGATGCGCTGCTTGAAGGCTTACGCCTGTCCCACAAAGGAAGTGCTGGAGCTGAACCGGAAACGACTCGAGGAACGACTGGCGATCGTCAACGCTGGGACTCAACCAAAAAAGGTCGTCTGCAAGGTTGAGGAAGACAACCGCTCCGATCGTTCCGAGTCGCCCGAAAACTCCGCGTGGGATACGCTCAACAACGTGCCGCAG CAGCTGAACAATCAGCATCTGAGCCCGGTGAGCGACACCGTCAGCGATACGCTCGCGCTCAAGAGCCTGAACGTGGCCGGCAACACGATCGACCTCAGCCCGGACGAGAGCAACACGATCACCTCGCTCGAGGAGGACTCGCAGCCGATCACGCTGCAGCAGGTCGCGCTGAAAACCGAGCACAGCAACGTCACCGTGATGGACGATCTGGACCTGGACCTACCGAGCGACATGAGCTCGGAGCAGAACACGAACAAGAACGTGTCGGACTTCATCGAACG ATACGTACTGGACACAACCACAAATGCCGCAGGGGAAATTGAACCCATTCTGAGGGCCCTATCGCCTTCGGCTTCCGAGGAGAACGTCGTGCTGGACATTGGCAAGGAGACCATCAGCGTGCAGAACCTGCAGGAAAA GGTCTCCAACGTGGCAAGCAACCTCGTCAACCGCGTTTCCTCTACGTTCAGCGCCATCACGACGTCAAAGCCGATCGTGAGCAGCGGCTCGCAGTCCGAGTTCCAGAGCAACCTGGACGCGCTGATTGCGCGCAGCCCGTCGGACGAGTTTATCTTTGACGTGCCCAAGGATTCCCATCTGTCACCGTTCTGGGCCACGGACGCCGTGCTGAGTCAATTTCCGCCCACGAAAATACTT TCGGTGGTGCTCGATCCTTGCCTGGACGATTGCGTCATGTTTGCCAAAAGACTGAAGGCACTGAACAATGCCGTCACGCTGGATATTCTGCCCGGGTTGCCGCACGGTTTTCTCAACTTTGCTTCT ATTTCCAAGGAGGCCCACGAGGGTTCCAAGACGTGCGTCCGGCGGATTGCCGAGCTGCTGGAGCGTCCCGTCCTCACGGATGAGGACGAGATTCCGCCGAGGAACTGCTGTTAG
- the LOC120417331 gene encoding uncharacterized protein LOC120417331, producing the protein MKLIIFFAALIAAVVAQNGCVRDDSDGRPACNAAEVTQGRWRNNWDPTAYWVCTTAGTAATLVRCPTEGMFDPITLNCINWFDWQWQPTCRPPSALA; encoded by the exons atgaaac TGATCATTTTCTTCGCTGCCCTGATCGCCGCCGTCGTGGCCCAGAACGGTTGCGTCCGGGATGATTCCGACGGACGTCCGGCCTGTAACGCCGCCGAAGTGACCCAGGGCAGATGGCGCAACAACTGGGACCCCACCGCGTACTGGGTGTGCACGACGGCCGGAACTGCCGCCACCCTGGTCCGTTGCCCCACCGAGGGAATGTTCGACCCCATCACCCTTAACTGCATCAACTGGTTCGACTGGCAGTGGCAGCCAACCTGCAGACCCCCAAGTGCCCTGGCTTAA